The following are encoded in a window of Megalopta genalis isolate 19385.01 chromosome 6, iyMegGena1_principal, whole genome shotgun sequence genomic DNA:
- the LOC117228148 gene encoding C-Maf-inducing protein produces MFCFQSPFTRASRVLSAPLSSGKPNGSTIGSTIGAILPTGKTRAAPKSRDGSRRLSEATSEGSSSSIGYIDQEPSISDCSSSDTLPDVKTDYLDPVSLSPASLSPGSDSSVRVAQEPHESSDRKKLLEDDDDRSPPPRSLGASTKKRSPKGNNRCRKFLLRLRPNESSSNKETRFPSASTSPSPSPSPSLSPSPSPSPSPCPSPSIPDSIGTESADSSRKRRVVDDYETITGDTATLFTKSSPSVLIDCVDTAEPEENQRNRRPTAAASENDISSLQNTFPESETENGYHREAETETEEGSSLPLSPAGPLTAELSSSLAPYYNFLCVNGGPIRQEMTSTSSPQLCSAGNRESSSDDASRTSGKPRGSFDAGEKFSRLNCLAPEGLDGSFCLPAARSCPNLEGRSAGCSPSSGSSSSSPGSGPVGPRFKPIEEGDIQLCFLNHSKTLVRKILSSKFLRRWETHHLYLNDTCVSSKTPTGFLQHPIPYSSMSDIRRYAVARWDPTYKNCLSIVLPDSSLLLQANNAYTRDQWYHSILWKWSIFKYQQLASLNVREEVMAKQLKSMVDFALWTTLQDERVTVAPLEAAAKLLEDSLTEDSDQGEGTPNEETAREETDRKHRAEVVLYVVSPLLEKVALPANLARVLIKLVQLHPRSSLVSLIGPAITRCLKHTVDFGKSPDMRKLLQVFVAALYEAETGEKAIRNYIASVHGPGSGCPHPRVLPNFVSVCVAAIFHRFDAARRSQQETDGTPPPLPPLDCYLFVLNVASEYADWRPGLGALLQPVPFPEEALAMKEVQQSVLLCVIKRLAKDSRCVVHRFLLPIREPRPGWIHVAVPSSPACPDQGELFGEMLTTLLACCCRRKRFIGSLVKQARDDCILLAVRGCEAAQEALCLMLEWHLLPSEEARLQIVNALESTVSGKERYAALCQRQRNLQELQQKGGPRKLTLPVRATDADVAILLGGGALGNLECLSLAFTSVTSACAEQLIKLPALRYLNLWATQFGDAGLQMISEHLQKLQVLNLCETPVSDKGISTLASLTSLRKLNLNSTKLSVQTFESLKKCLPALQEFDVRYTEAW; encoded by the exons ATGTTCTGTTTTCAAAGTCCGTTCACGCGGGCTTCCCGCGTGCTCTCGGCCCCGCTGTCATCCGGCAAGCCGAACGGCTCGACGATCGGCTCGACGATCGGCGCGATCTTGCCGACCGGCAAGACGCGCGCCGCACCGAAGTCCCGCGACGGGTCCAGAAGGCTGTCCGAGGCGACCAGCGAAGGTTCGAGCTCCTCGATCGGGTACATCGACCAGGAGCCCTCGATCTCGGACTGCAGCAGCAGCGACACGCTTCCCGACGTGAAAACCGACTACCTGGACCCGGTCTCCCTGTCGCCGGCGTCTTTGTCGCCCGGGTCGGACTCGTCGGTGCGGGTCGCGCAAGAGCCGCACGAGTCCAGCGATCGCAAGAAACTGCTGGAGGACGACGATGATCGCAGCCCGCCCCCGCGCTCCCTCGGCGCCTCGACGAAGAAGAGATCGCCGAAGGGCAACAACCGGTGCAGAAAGTTCTTACTCCGGCTGCGACCCAACGAGTCCTCGAGCAACAAGGAAACAAGGTTCCCCTCCGCGTCGACGTCCCCGTCCCCGTCCCCTTCGCCGTCTCTATCACCGTCACCGTCACCGTCACCGTCACCGTGCCCGTCCCCGTCGATCCCCGACTCGATCGGCACCGAGTCGGCGGACTCGTCGAGGAAGCGACGGGTCGTCGACGACTACGAGACGATCACCGGGGACACGGCGACCCTGTTCACCAAGTCGTCGCCCTCCGTTCTGATCGACTGCGTCGACACCGCCGAGCCGGAGGAGAACCAGAGGAACCGCAGACCGACCGCCGCGGCCTCGGAGAACGACATATCCTCGTTGCAGAACACGTTCCCCGAGTCGGAGACCGAGAACGGCTACCATCGGGAGGCCGAGACGGAAACGGAGGAGGGATCCTCGTTGCCCTTGAGTCCCGCGGGCCCTTTGACCGCCGAGCTGTCCTCTTCGTTGGCGCCTTACTACAACTTTCTCTGCGTGAACGGCGGCCCCATACGGCAGGAGATGACCAGCACCAGCTCGCCCCAGCTCTGCTCGGCTGGCAATCGGGAGTCGTCGAGCGACGACGCGTCCCGAACGTCCGGCAAGCCGCGCGGCTCCTTCGACGCTGGCGAGAAGTTCTCCCGGCTGAACTGCCTGGCACCCGAAGGTCTGGACGGATCGTTCTGCCTGCCCGCGGCCAGATCCTGCCCGAATCTGGAAGGCCGGAGCGCGGGGTGCTCGCCGAGCAGCGGCTCCTCGAGCTCCAGCCCCGGCTCGGGGCCGGTCGGGCCCAGGTTCAAACCGATCGAGGAGGGCGACATACAGCTCTGCTTCTTGAACCACTCGAAGACCCTAGTCAGGAAGATCTTGTCCAGCAAGTTCCTGAGGAGATGGGAAACGCATCATCTCTATCTGAACGACACCTGCGTTTCCTCTAAAACG CCCACGGGATTTCTTCAGCATCCGATACCGTACAGCAGCATGTCCGACATAAGGAGATACGCTGTCGCGAGATGGGATCCAACTTACAAAAACTGCCTGAGCATAGTGCTGCCGGACAGTTCTCTTCTTCTCCAAGCGAACAACGCCTACACCAGGGACCAATGGTATCATTCGATATTGTGGAAG TGGAGCATCTTCAAGTACCAACAGCTGGCGTCGTTGAACGTGCGGGAGGAAGTTATGGCGAAACAGTTGAAATCGATGGTGGACTTTGCTCTGTGGACGACGCTGCAGGACGAGAGGGTGACCGTGGCCCCGCTCGAGGCGGCGGCGAAACTGCTCGAGGATTCGCTGACGGAGGACTCCGATCAAGGAGAAGGAACCCCGAACGAGGAGACAGCTCGAGAGGAGACCGATCGGAAACACCGGGCCGAGGTCGTCCTCTACGTGGTGAGCCCTCTCCTCGAGAAGGTCGCGCTACCAGCGAATCTCGCGAGGGTTTTGATCAAGCTGGTCCAACTGCATCCTCGATCCTCCCTGGTCTCATTGATCGGACCGGCCATCACCAGATGCTTGAAGCATACCGTGGACTTCGGCAAATCGCCGGACATGAGGAAGCTCCTTCAAGTGTTCGTGGCCGCTCTGTACGAGGCGGAGACCGGCGAGAAAGCGATTAGAAACTATATCGCGTCCGTTCATGGGCCGGGAAGCGGCTGTCCACATCCGAGAGTGCTTCCTAATTTCGTGTCCGTTTGCGTCGCTGCGATTTTCCACAG ATTCGACGCGGCTCGACGTTCCCAACAGGAAACCGACGGGACCCCGCCGCCGTTGCCACCGCTGGATTGCTACCTGTTCGTTCTAAACGTCGC ATCGGAGTACGCCGACTGGCGACCGGGTTTGGGCGCTTTGCTGCAGCCGGTGCCCTTTCCGGAGGAAGCTCTGGCCATGAAGGAAGTCCAACAGTCTGTCCTGTTGTGCGTGATAAAACGGTTGGCGAAAGATTCGAGATGCGTCGTGCATCGCTTCCTGCTGCCGATCAGAGAACCGAGGCCCGGCTGGATCCACGTCGCCGTACCGTCGAGCCCCGCTTGTCCCGATCAGGGAGAGCTGTTCGGCGAAATG CTGACGACGTTGCTGGCCTGTTGCTGCCGCCGCAAGAGATTCATAGGCTCGCTGGTGAAACAGGCGCGAGACGATTGCATACTTTTGGCGGTGAGAGGCTGCGAGGCCGCGCAAGAGGCTCTTTGCTTGATGCTGGAGTGGCACCTGCTGCCGAGCGAGGAGGCTCGACTGCAGATTGTGAACGCCCTCGAGTCGACCGTGTCCGGCAAGGAACGGTACGCCGCTCTGTGCCAGAGGCAAAGGAATTTGCAAGAACTG CAACAAAAGGGCGGCCCGAGGAAACTAACGCTGCCAGTACGCGCGACCGACGCCGACGTCGCCATTCTGCTGGGCGGAGGTGCTCTCGGTAATCTGGAATGTCTCAGCCTGGCTTTCACGTCGGTGACCTCTGCCTGCGCGGAGCAGCTGATCAAGCTGCCGGCACTGAGGTACCTGAACCTATGGGCGACCCAATTCGGCGACGCGGGCCTGCAAATGATCAGCGAACACCTGCAGAAGCTGCAGGTGCTGAACCTATGCGAGACTCCCGTCTCCGACAAAGGGATCTCGACTCTAGCCT CACTGACCAGCTTGCGGAAGCTGAACCTGAACAGCACCAAGCTGTCCGTACAAACCTTCGAGTCGCTGAAGAAGTGTCTGCCGGCGCTGCAGGAGTTCGACGTCAGGTACACGGAAGCCTGGTGA